AAAAAACCGGTCAACTATAAAGCACGAAAAGTTTACAGCCGGGATATCATGCAGGCCCATATAGTTCTCGGGTGGGAAATAGTACCGTATAAAAATTACGATCGCTATCCTCTCCTGATGCTCAACAATATTCTCGGCGGTGGAATGTCCTCGCGCTTTTTTCAGGCCATCCGGGAGAAGATGGGATTAGCATACACGATCTATTCTTACCAGGATTATTACAAGGACAGCGGTATATTTGGAACTTATGTCGGCTGTGATTCTAAAAACGTTGCTCCATCTGTGAACCTTCTGCTTCACGAAGTCGATAAAATCAAGCAGAACGGGATTGACGACGCGGAGTTCACCGCTACCCGTGTACAGTTGACCGGTAACCTGATGCTGGGCCTCGAGAGCTCCACCAACCGCATGAACCGCCTGGCCCGGAATGAGCTGTATATGGGCCGTTTCTTTGGCCTCAATGAAACCCTTAAGAACCTCGAAAAAGTTCAGCGCGAAGATCTGACAAGGGTAGCTCGCAGATATCTCAATCCTGAAAACCTAACCATGGTTGTCCTGGGACCGCTCGACAAGACGGTGCTGGGGAAAATCGAATTGTAATAAGATGGCAATACTATGATCTGGCCGGTTTTCGTCATCCTGATGATAATGGTTCTGATGTTGATCGGTTACCGGATCTGGTTTTCCCGTTCGGGCTTAAGGTACTCACTGAAAAAATCCAACACGCTGATGATTCATAACGTCGCCTTCGGTTTCGACTATGCAATGAGTTCGGTGAAAAGGAAAAAGCTGGTCAGCTACCTTGATTCAGCGCAGAAGCGTGGCTTTATGTTTGGACGGATGGAAGAATGTGTTGACGAATTCGAAAACGATGAAAATGTGGCGGACAGGTTGACGGTATCTTTTGATGACGGCTATGATGATACTTATCGTTTCTTCAGGGAGATTCTCGAGCCGAGAAAGATACCCGTTACTGTTTTTGTAACAGTTGGTTTCATGGGTAAAAAAGCTGTCTGGGATTACAAGCCGAATCCTCCGGCACATATCAGCAAAGAGCAATTAAAACAGATGCTTACGACGGGCCTGGTGGAAATTGGCGGGCATTCCATGACCCATGCCGTGTTGACCCGGATTGACGACAACTCGCTCGAGCATGAAGTCGCTGACTGCAGGAAGATACTGGAGGATACGTTTTCAGTCGATGTGCGTTATTTTTCATATCCTTTCGGTAGATTTGACAGGCGTGTAATCGGTGCGGTCAAAAAGGCCGGTTACCAGGCCGGGTTTTGCGGTGTGCCGAAGGAGCTTCCCGAACAGGACAAACTGTTTGCGATTCCAAGAATACCCTTGTACCTTACTGATAATTTGTTTACATTCAATCGCAAGATCAGTCACGGTTTTCTGTCATGGATGGAGTTTTCGAAAGCACGTATGACTGAAAACATATCCGATTTGACTTTTGAGTTCAAGAGGAAACTCTGATGGTCAAATTTCTGACAAGCGTAGTAATTTATGCCGCCGCAATTTTTCTGGTGGCCTACCTGTTCGATCTGATTTCGATCGAATCACCCTCGGCCTGGATTATCGCCAGTTTCGTATTAGGAGTACTTAACGCGGTTGTCAAGCCTCTTCTGGTTCTGATAACTCTGCCATTGACCATCCTGACTTTGGGACTGTTTACCTTGATTATCAATGGTTTTATACTTTTT
The sequence above is a segment of the Candidatus Zixiibacteriota bacterium genome. Coding sequences within it:
- a CDS encoding insulinase family protein, with product KKPVNYKARKVYSRDIMQAHIVLGWEIVPYKNYDRYPLLMLNNILGGGMSSRFFQAIREKMGLAYTIYSYQDYYKDSGIFGTYVGCDSKNVAPSVNLLLHEVDKIKQNGIDDAEFTATRVQLTGNLMLGLESSTNRMNRLARNELYMGRFFGLNETLKNLEKVQREDLTRVARRYLNPENLTMVVLGPLDKTVLGKIEL
- a CDS encoding polysaccharide deacetylase family protein yields the protein MIWPVFVILMIMVLMLIGYRIWFSRSGLRYSLKKSNTLMIHNVAFGFDYAMSSVKRKKLVSYLDSAQKRGFMFGRMEECVDEFENDENVADRLTVSFDDGYDDTYRFFREILEPRKIPVTVFVTVGFMGKKAVWDYKPNPPAHISKEQLKQMLTTGLVEIGGHSMTHAVLTRIDDNSLEHEVADCRKILEDTFSVDVRYFSYPFGRFDRRVIGAVKKAGYQAGFCGVPKELPEQDKLFAIPRIPLYLTDNLFTFNRKISHGFLSWMEFSKARMTENISDLTFEFKRKL
- a CDS encoding phage holin family protein encodes the protein MVKFLTSVVIYAAAIFLVAYLFDLISIESPSAWIIASFVLGVLNAVVKPLLVLITLPLTILTLGLFTLIINGFILFLMSALVSGVEIESFWRALLAAFLITIISAVLNTLITDKYKIRFHIHRKG